From a single Lewinella sp. LCG006 genomic region:
- the bioA gene encoding adenosylmethionine--8-amino-7-oxononanoate transaminase: protein MSTLTQRDKQVIWHPYTQEKTAAPPLPIVRGEGPYLIDENEKRYLDAVASWWVNLHGHSHPYIAEKVHAQLLTLEHVIFAGFTHPPAVRLAERLLTHLPDQQARIFYSDNGSTAVEIGIKMARQYFYNQGKKRSKLVAFTEAFHGETFGAMAASGDHDFNRAFHDDLFEVWRIPAPVDKQRTKEALTQLEHHLQTGEVYAFLFEPLILGAGGMLMYTPEVLDQLIALCHHYDVLCIADEVMTGFGRTGTTFASNQLQEQPDIMAMSKGLTGGTLPLAITTCSEKIFAAFWSEDKLKAFFHGHSYTANPVGCAAALASLDLLERASTQASIQRIVKQHAAFRAKIITHPALCRVQQTGTIIAMEFATPEGTSYFNNLRDKLYYFFLERGILLRPLGNVIYILPPYCMTEEQLEEVYLAIEESLEMIPTIATTA from the coding sequence ATGTCTACCCTTACCCAACGTGATAAACAAGTCATCTGGCACCCCTACACCCAGGAAAAAACAGCAGCTCCTCCCCTGCCCATCGTCCGTGGTGAAGGGCCTTATCTTATTGATGAAAACGAAAAACGCTACCTTGATGCCGTTGCCTCGTGGTGGGTCAATCTCCATGGGCATAGTCATCCCTATATTGCGGAGAAAGTCCACGCCCAGCTACTCACGCTGGAACACGTTATTTTTGCGGGTTTCACGCATCCTCCGGCAGTAAGGCTGGCCGAGCGTTTGCTTACACACCTACCCGATCAGCAAGCACGTATTTTTTATTCCGACAATGGTTCTACTGCCGTAGAAATCGGGATAAAAATGGCGCGGCAATACTTCTACAATCAGGGCAAAAAACGCAGTAAACTGGTCGCTTTTACGGAAGCTTTCCACGGAGAGACCTTTGGCGCGATGGCCGCTAGTGGCGACCATGATTTCAACCGGGCCTTTCATGATGACCTTTTTGAAGTTTGGCGAATTCCTGCCCCTGTGGACAAGCAGCGTACCAAGGAAGCACTCACACAACTGGAGCATCATCTCCAAACCGGTGAGGTCTACGCCTTCCTCTTTGAACCCCTCATCTTGGGAGCCGGCGGTATGCTGATGTATACACCTGAAGTACTCGATCAGCTCATTGCCCTTTGTCACCATTACGATGTACTTTGTATCGCCGACGAGGTGATGACGGGCTTTGGGCGCACTGGCACCACCTTTGCCAGCAACCAACTACAGGAACAGCCCGACATCATGGCCATGTCTAAAGGACTGACCGGCGGTACCCTACCACTAGCCATTACCACTTGTAGTGAAAAAATATTTGCCGCATTCTGGTCGGAAGACAAACTAAAAGCCTTTTTTCATGGCCACAGCTATACCGCCAACCCGGTAGGTTGTGCCGCCGCATTGGCCAGCCTCGACTTACTAGAACGTGCATCAACGCAAGCGTCAATTCAAAGGATTGTTAAGCAACATGCTGCTTTCCGAGCCAAAATAATAACGCACCCAGCCTTGTGCAGGGTACAGCAAACGGGAACGATTATTGCTATGGAATTTGCTACCCCCGAAGGCACTTCCTATTTCAACAACCTCCGTGACAAATTGTATTACTTCTTTTTAGAGCGCGGTATTCTGTTACGCCCTTTGGGCAATGTCATCTACATTTTACCGCCATATTGCATGACCGAAGAGCAACTGGAAGAAGTTTATCTGGCGATTGAGGAAAGTTTAGAAATGATACCAACCATAGCTACTACAGCGTGA
- the bioD gene encoding dethiobiotin synthase: MHPKKFFVSGISTEVGKTVCSAILVKALDADYWKPVQSGDLHQTDSMKVAAWNGLSLPHPRFHPETHRLTEPMSPHASAAIDGVHIKRSDFQIPTTDKTLIVEGAGGLMVPLNEEDTLLDLMRDLQIPVILVSRNYLGSINHTLLSIAQLRQAGVPIAGIVFNGPSTPSTESVILKMTKVPLLFHIPELSELSLPAIEELAHFIKPQLTEALMR, from the coding sequence ATGCACCCCAAAAAATTCTTCGTCAGCGGCATCAGCACGGAAGTAGGCAAAACCGTTTGTTCCGCTATTTTAGTCAAAGCCCTGGACGCGGACTACTGGAAGCCCGTTCAATCAGGCGATCTGCATCAGACCGACAGCATGAAAGTAGCAGCCTGGAATGGTCTTTCTCTCCCCCACCCTCGCTTTCATCCAGAGACGCACCGCCTGACTGAGCCCATGTCGCCCCACGCTTCCGCCGCCATTGATGGTGTGCATATTAAACGGAGCGACTTTCAAATTCCTACCACCGATAAGACACTGATTGTTGAAGGAGCTGGTGGCTTGATGGTTCCGCTCAATGAAGAAGATACCCTCCTGGATTTGATGCGCGATTTACAAATACCCGTCATTCTGGTTTCCCGCAACTATCTCGGCAGCATCAACCATACCTTACTCAGTATCGCACAGCTGCGGCAGGCAGGAGTTCCTATTGCTGGTATTGTTTTCAATGGTCCATCTACCCCCAGTACCGAAAGTGTCATTTTGAAGATGACCAAAGTGCCCCTTCTATTTCATATTCCCGAGCTGAGTGAGCTATCTTTGCCCGCGATTGAGGAATTGGCGCATTTCATCAAGCCCCAGCTCACCGAAGCCCTTATGCGTTAG
- a CDS encoding aminotransferase class I/II-fold pyridoxal phosphate-dependent enzyme, whose translation MQAALDDRQVQGLLRQLPAPIGERIDFCSNDYLGYARTLRVASPTSGGATGSRLISGNTALAEALEQQIAAFHDGEAALLFPSGYAANIGLLPAVAGRGDTIIYDKLLHASLRDGIRLSRAKAMGFAHNDLTDLVKKLRSAEGQVFVVVESVYSMDGDQAPLAEMVAICQQHEALLIVDEAHGTGVIGKKGEGLVSALGLADQVWARVHTFGKAIGSHGAVVVGSSLLKSYLLNFARSFIYATALPHHTLLSIQAAYEALTKGVEIKLLQERIRYFLTNCPTTLRTSLIPSTTPIQAVICPGNTQVMQLAAHLQENNFAILPIRYPTVPQGEERLRICLHSFNTNEEIDKLLDVLAASDFV comes from the coding sequence ATGCAAGCTGCACTTGATGACCGACAAGTACAAGGCTTACTCCGTCAGCTACCAGCGCCCATTGGGGAACGGATAGATTTTTGTTCCAATGACTATCTAGGATATGCTCGTACTTTGAGGGTGGCTTCTCCTACCAGTGGCGGTGCAACAGGCTCACGACTGATCAGCGGAAACACGGCCTTGGCAGAAGCTTTGGAGCAACAGATTGCAGCCTTCCATGATGGGGAAGCTGCACTGCTTTTCCCTTCGGGCTACGCTGCCAATATTGGGCTTTTGCCTGCGGTGGCCGGGCGTGGTGATACCATCATCTATGACAAACTATTGCACGCCTCCCTCAGGGATGGTATTCGCCTGAGTCGGGCTAAAGCAATGGGGTTTGCGCATAATGACCTGACGGACTTGGTAAAAAAGTTACGAAGTGCCGAAGGGCAAGTTTTCGTCGTCGTAGAAAGCGTCTATTCTATGGATGGCGACCAGGCACCACTGGCAGAAATGGTTGCTATTTGTCAGCAACACGAGGCCCTGCTCATTGTGGATGAAGCACACGGAACAGGCGTAATTGGCAAAAAAGGAGAAGGGCTGGTGAGTGCACTCGGCTTGGCAGATCAAGTTTGGGCCCGGGTTCATACTTTTGGCAAAGCAATTGGTAGTCATGGTGCCGTGGTTGTTGGCAGCTCGCTTTTAAAAAGTTACCTCCTCAATTTTGCGCGCTCTTTCATTTATGCAACAGCGCTGCCTCATCATACTTTGCTTAGTATCCAGGCGGCCTATGAGGCGCTCACTAAAGGTGTAGAGATAAAGCTTTTGCAAGAACGAATACGGTATTTCCTGACCAACTGCCCCACAACTTTACGCACCTCACTGATTCCAAGTACCACCCCTATTCAAGCAGTTATTTGCCCCGGCAATACACAGGTAATGCAACTGGCAGCTCACCTCCAAGAAAATAATTTTGCCATCCTTCCCATCCGCTACCCTACTGTCCCTCAAGGAGAAGAACGCCTCCGCATTTGTCTACACAGTTTTAACACGAACGAAGAGATCGATAAGTTGTTAGATGTACTGGCTGCTAGTGATTTTGTGTGA